A DNA window from Hevea brasiliensis isolate MT/VB/25A 57/8 chromosome 2, ASM3005281v1, whole genome shotgun sequence contains the following coding sequences:
- the LOC110663039 gene encoding F-box protein At5g51370 produces MSHSPDRIPSPNPNPSPRPPPSSKRSKALSLPDLWFKDQSLKNAALKMHLRSLSATPSASPPSDTDFSLITLDPSGPDQTFLLSDELLLQIFSRLPLSCYVSNSLVCKRWLHLHGRLVQSLKLTDLSFLNSGRIFYRFPNLTEIDIVNACIRTPRNSGILLTHKNLSIHIGTQFSGTEFIEKSDLLPSDLLDSGLEMIAQRYPNLRRISAIGASETGLLSISNECETLQELELHCCGDLSLKGISRCRNLQLVKLIGCFDGFYNSVVSDIGLTILAQGCRRLVKLELCGCEGSYDGIKAIGQCCQMLEELTLFDHRMDGGWLAALSFCSNLKTLRLQSCKSIDSSPGLDKHLGSCHTLEELHLQQCLMRDEPGAKALFLVCEAVREIVLQNCWGLKDEVFGFASLCRRVRLLSLEGCSLLTTGGLESVILNWKELQRLRVISSNKIKDSEVSPALASLFSVLKELKWRPDSRSLLSSSLAGTGLGNKGGRFFKGLKG; encoded by the exons ATGTCACATTCACCGGACAGAATCCCAAGTCCTAACCCTAACCCCAGTCCAAGGCCACCTCCATCTTCAAAACGGAGCAAAGCTCTAAGCTTGCCAGACTTATGGTTCAAAGATCAATCGCTAAAGAATGCAGCTTTGAAGATGCATCTCAGATCCCTCTCTGCTACCCCATCAGCATCACCTCCCTCTGACACTGACTTTTCATTAATAACACTGGACCCTTCAGGGCCCGATCAGACCTTCCTCCTCTCCGACGAGCTCCTCCTTCAAATTTTCTCCAGGCTCCCTCTCTCTTGTTATGTCTCTAATTCTCTTGTCTGCAAACGCTGGTTGCATCTTCATGGCCGCTTGGTACAATCACTCAAGCTCACCGACTTGTCCTTTCTTAATTCGGGTCGGATATTTTACCGCTTCCCCAATCTCACCGAGATTGACATTGTTAACGCATGTATTAGAACCCCTCGTAACTCCGGTATTTTGTTGACTCATAAGAATTTGTCAATTCATATTGGTACCCAATTCTCAGGGACGGAGTTTATCGAAAAGAGTGATCTCTTACCATCGGATTTGCTTGATAGTGGACTTGAAATGATTGCCCAACGGTACCCTAATTTGAGGAGAATTTCTGCAATTGGCGCGAGCGAAACTGGGCTGTTGAGTATTTCAAATGAGTGCGAGACATTGCAAGAACTGGAGTTGCATTGTTGTGGAGATttatctttgaagggcatttcacgTTGTAGGAATTTGCAATTAGTGAAATTGATTGGTTGTTTTGATGGGTTTTATAATTCGGTGGTGTCTGATATTGGATTAACTATATTAGCGCAAGGGTGTAGGCGTTTAGTGAAGCTTGAGCTATGTGGTTGTGAAGGAAGCTACGATGGGATTAAAGCAATAGGACAATGTTGTCAAATGCTTGAGGAATTGACTCTCTTTGATCATAGGATGGATGGTGGGTGGCTGGCTGCACTGTCATTTTGCAGCAATTTGAAGACCTTGAGGCTGCAGTCCTGCAAGAGCATTGATTCAAGTCCAGGTCTGGACAAGCATTTGGGATCATGTCATACTCTCGAGGAGCTGCATTTGCAACAGTGCCTGATGCGGGATGAGCCGGGGGCGAAGGCTCTATTTTTAGTTTGCGAGGCTGTTAGGGAGATTGTCTTGCAGAACTGCTGGGGATTGAAGGATGAAGTCTTTGGCTTTGCAAGTCTTTGCAG GAGAGTGAGGCTTCTATCTTTAGAAGGATGTTCGTTGCTGACAACAGGGGGTTTGGAGTCCGTTATTCTTAATTGGAAGGAGCTTCAAAGATTAAGAGTAATATCAAGCAACAAGATCAAGGACAGTGAAGTGAGTCCTGCCCTGGCATCTCTGTTCTCTGTTCTGAAAGAACTGAAATGGCGACCAGACTCCAGGTCTCTCCTTTCCTCAAGTCTTGCTGGAACTGGACTGGGAAACAAAGGTGGTAGATTTTTCAAAGGATTGAAGGGTTGA